The DNA window GAGGTTCAGCCGTTTGAGCCGAGTAGAGCGATATGTGATATCAGGACTACGCAGCAAGGGATTTGTGAAGATCCACGTTCTTGATTTCCTCGAAACACCTTTTCTTTAATACACtgtttttttaagaacgtctaattttcagctGAGGTTGGGCCGTCCTTATTTTTGAAACATATAAAAAAGGTAGCAAATCGTCTTTTTATTCGGGGAATAAAGGCAAATCACTCAAGGAATATACCTGTATAATGTATTCAAGAGAAGTATTTTAGTGAATATTTCTTACTGCCTGTTGAGAattcaagtgaaaaaaaaaacatctctaGGATCAGTTCGAGTGGAAAGCGACGATCAATTGGGACAAGATTATTTCACAAAATTGTTGGTAAAAATTCAGAGGAAGTCTTTAATTAGAAGTTCTGCATTTGTGAATGATTAAAAGCATTGTGTGGAAATACGAACTGGATTTCACTGAATGGTCATTGCGAACAGAATCTTCACGAACATCAGCGAAACCCTCAGAAGCAACTGTTTAAGAAgaaaggtaaacaaagttggaaattatattgaggaaaaaaataaataagtaagcTTAAGTATGTAATAAAACTTACTGTCTGAATATAAATATTGAAACTCATTCTTGCAGAAAAGTGGCAACAAATTGTAAACAAcaacctttttgttgttgattttctCGGAAATTATTTTGTAACGACCGCGGTCATTACAGGAGTATCCGGACTGCTCAACAGCCAATCAGCGTGCGCCATTCCACCGGGAGTGGCTGTTGCCATATAATAAAAGCATATAATAccaaatgaattattaggaagtgAATTACACATATGATCAATATGGCAATattaaggttgttactatgaacacaattttattctgcattttagaacgcatcagaactaaaaaagataaaaaaaatctgatcctcggcatgttcttaacatgttcttaaaatatggtgaaatctcaggctggatgttcttataaaaaaggctcttataaaaaaaagggtAACAGAATTCGACAAATATACGTAGTCGACTTTATTGCAATTGAGAGACGTTTCAAACGATGAATGAGTTAACGCATTACGCTTAGGCAAACGTTCTGTGTGCGTGGCAGGCTCCTCCTTAGGTATCTCGAGTGTTTTGGGCCTTTAATTGGGCAAGGGGCTTTTTTCCGATTTGGAGCTGCCTGTGGCGTGATCAAGAAAGAGTCCCACCTCTCCTCTTCCGGCTTCCGATTCCTATTCAACTCACCACCAGTCCCCTCTCTTCCATGAATagtaccacaggaaaccccattcataaaaaaatactgaaaagtAAAAACAAACTCGAGATTTCTGTGTAGGAAGCTATGTGTGTGGAAGAGAACCTGTCACCCATTTGTACAAATTCACCACAAAGAAAGCCAGAAGAGGTAGAGCAGTTTGAACCGAAAAGGTGTATTACTAAAAATCTGGCAGaacttaaaaacatatagATCTATAAATTCCTActatttgtttactttttgcctAACCTACCAACAcagtctttttttataagaaccttttttataagattgtccagcctgagatttcaccgaattttaaaaacatgctaagaacaggCTGAGGCTCAGATGGCTGAAAAaaagtcctgatgcgttctaaaatgcagaatcaaattgtgctcataataACCactttgttattgctattgatcattagtgtaatgctcttcctaataattaattgggtattatattcatatatacactaaaattaaaGAACATCATTAAGAGCCTTAAAATTATCcgaaaataagaacggcccagcctcaactgaaaattagacgttctcaTAAAAAACTGTATGCACAAAACCACGCATTCATAATAATCGAAAAAAAGTAGTTACTTGTGCATCCTCACATGTGCCAGGTGTGCAGATTATTAGAGCTAGATGTGGTGTCATTGTTACCCAACAGCTTTGTGAAGAAAGCCAACAACAAAGGGTACGAAACATATTACGTTCACTATATAAGTGACATCAGGTATTAGCAGGTATCCAGTATTCATGTATTGCTTGGTACGATAAAGACATTCTGACTCTTGTTACAAAACAGTGCAACACCCTTTACCTTAGCTTCCTTGACAATTTGTGAAGCAATTACAAATACGAGAATAGTGCGATCTGATTTACATGAAATTGACTAATAGGCACATGCCTagacacccctccccctccccctccctcccctccccctccctcccctccccctccctcccctcacctccccctccccctcctgaCTAGCCAAACAGTATGCAGTATGGCAAAGAGATGCTCTAGTGCACATCAAAATTGTGCACACATTGTCCACAATCCACACCCAGAAATAGCGCAACTTTTATAACTTGGACAATTTTGTCATGTTCTAAAACACCTTAGTCAGTCTTTGCCACACTTTGCCTGGGTTGCCATGGTAGTTGCCTTCCACGTTTTTCCACCGGATGCTAGCAAGGCATCAAGATGTAAATGGGACACAAGCTTGGCTTACATAATGAGCCTGAATATGCTGTACCTGCTAGTGACGCTACATTGACAATGGTCCCTCCATGACCCTTCGCACCTGAGACCCCCATATGATCAAGGCCCAGAAGTGTCCCAAGGATGACCCCCTTCTGTAAGCAGGGATATTAACATAGTATTAGTTGTGGAAAAGGGTAATTGCAATGAGGGAGCAGATGTGTACCTAAGAAGGGTGTCCAGGAAGGGTGTCTGAAGGATCGTCAaatacttttcttttttgactgggtgccccacccctcccaaaTAATAATCTTTAGATATTGACATTCAGAAATGTTTTTCTTACTAACAAGTGTAGTTAGCATCTAAGCATAGCAAGCATAAATGGTCATTTGTTAACATGGAAAAGTGATGGGCAGTATTGTACAAATATATACATTATTACATtcaaagatggtcacagtgaaTCAACCGCATCAATTTAATGATCTTGTTTCTCTTTGGTGTGTTTCTCTTTGTTTCTCTGAGGTTTATTACTTTTaattaaagctgcattgtcaccagtttacttccggtcgattacgaaacaatctccaatgatttttaacggaaaacgcgaaaaaatatttcaaaattttgaaagcacgaatgtgtgtttattggaagtttctttgaggatgtgattgataatttagagcggatggcctgtttaatacctcagattttaatagattcttttgtcttttaacggttgaggtttccgttggacctctggaagtaaactggtgacaactGGTGGCGGCTTTAAGTTTGTATCTTCAATAATTCAAGGCCTGTACATTTTTTTGAGAGGATGGGAGTAAAGCAGTATTAACCACTTACCACATTAATGTCAATAATTGTTTTCCAAGCACCAGATCTCAGAAGATCATTTTCCCTGACTGCAATCCCGGCATTGTTGCACAGGATGTCAAGCCTGCCAAACACATCTTTTGTCCTTTGGAATGCAGCTGGTTGAGATAACATTTAACCAATCTTAGTCAGATGTCCCTAACCACCTAAAAATAGCTGAAAGGGGGACCTGagacaactttttttttctattttctagtAATTAAAAGAGAAAATGAAAGGGGCAATGTTGGGGTGGATCTGAGTTTTAAGTAGGCAGGGTGAGAGTACTAATTTGTAAAGTAATAATGTAAAGAACTTGCCATCACCTAAAGGGTGAGTAGAGAATCCCAAAAAAACATCAGAGCAAGTTTAAATATGGttgtgaaaagaaagaaaaaaaatatgtcacTTCCCAATAAGATAATGAAAACTTGGTTCCTTAGAGAGCTAAGGAAAATAGATAAAAGTCAAAACCGTCTGTGAGCCAGAGGACAAGCAATCACTGCagctccccctcccccctccattATAGGATTATTAGTTTGGATACAATGCTTTTTTAACCACACCTTATTTTCCATTCATCTATATTTGCCTTAATTTCTTTGCATCTAGAAGCATGTCTTACCTTCCATCTGTGGTTGTGAAGTGACATCACACTTGATAAACAACACACGGTGCTTGCTATAATTCTCTGAGAGTAACTTTAGGGTTTCGTTTCCTGTCTTTTCATTGATGTCAAGCATACAAACCTATATAACAGACAGAAAGTTATAAAGCTTACTAAAAGGGCCCTTGAATAGATCCCCTCTAATTTAGAAGTGTTCTCAGTATTAGGTGCTCACGTTGCAAATTCTATAAGGGCTTGACAGCTTGCCTTAGATAAACAAGTTATACTTCCTCCAAACCAATCAGTTTCTCGCTTATTCATTGTTCAAGTCATCAGTCTGGTACCCTTTTTATCATTTCTGACATTAAATGGGGCTGCATATAAGACTACAGGCCAACAGGTAAAAACATTTCTCTATAATAGCTAAAAACTTTGATGCGCAGAATGGTTCATGGACAGAAACTAGGCCAGAATAGCCAAAGGTCTCCAGCATCTTCTACTACAAGCAtgcctccccccctcccccccccccccccccccgcctctCCCCACCGCTTCCGCTCTGTATGATGTCCAAGTCCCCCCAAAGTGGGATATTTCCTGGGTAGGGTGTGTTCTGGCAATCTGCTGCTGTCTGCCAAATGGAGCCAGTTGCATTTAGCTTTGGGTTGGCTAAAAAATGGTGTCTAAAATAATGTAACGATAAAACAAAAGCGAACAATTGCGATGTTGTCTTTGTTTGACGCCTTACACTCTTCTTACACTCGACCCAACGAGCATGTTTCTCGCACAAACCTTCCCATCGCGATCAAGCAAAGCTTTGCTTATCGCAAGACCAATTCCTTGCACACCACCAGTCACGATCGCTACAGTTCCTTCGATCTTCATTCTGtcttcattttcatttgtAGATCCCTTATCACCTCTTAGCAGACATCATCCGCTTCAGTCAGCGGTTACGGTATAGAAAAAGCAGGAAACCCGTCAATCTTGGGTCAGTGTCACcagcggggggagggggggggggggtggagtcGATGAcggcgtggtcaacagaaattctcacccctaagagatggcaaaTTGGGTGTGTTAGAAGGCATTTCTAGGCCATGTAGAATCTATCGGAAGATTTCACCACATTGGATTGGTTTGGATTGATGTAACACAGACGAAGaacaagaaaacaatagaacaACGAGGGCAATCTAGCCAATCCTGTTAGGGCTTACGAGCGGACTTCTACACTGGTGGAATTTCTAACCCTAAGAGTAAGGAATAGCAAATGTAATAACGAGCACTCTTTACGGTGTCGTGCTGTAGGGGATTGGGCACTTCGATTAGGCCAAAAAATATATCCTTCATATTTTGTTAACCGGGATATGGCCTGAATGTCACTGTTTCAAATTCAAATTGTGGAAAGTGGCGAAGCAGACAACACCCCCTCCCACTGCATGCCAAATTATTGTGTGTTTGGGGA is part of the Nematostella vectensis chromosome 13, jaNemVect1.1, whole genome shotgun sequence genome and encodes:
- the LOC5508553 gene encoding 15-hydroxyprostaglandin dehydrogenase [NAD(+)], with the protein product MKIEGTVAIVTGGVQGIGLAISKALLDRDGKVCMLDINEKTGNETLKLLSENYSKHRVLFIKCDVTSQPQMEAAFQRTKDVFGRLDILCNNAGIAVRENDLLRSGAWKTIIDINVKGVILGTLLGLDHMGVSGAKGHGGTIVNVASLAGLVPAPASPVYTASKHAVVGLTRTLTSLWATECVRVNCICPSFTDTAMVRTAIHQDTSNLTFLQKSRIAKIQAMGLLSPELIAEGVVRLIEDDTKIGAVMRATPQRGLDYKKYFTPKL